The Anguilla anguilla isolate fAngAng1 chromosome 2, fAngAng1.pri, whole genome shotgun sequence genome contains the following window.
CAGTCACGGAAATCCCAGATCTGTGCAGATGCTATGCCAGGGATCATCAAATCACGGTCCCGGAGGGCTGAGAAcggctggttttccaccctccctttacctggttAGCCAGGcatgaagacagtctggccaattgGTAGGGGTAATTATTCAGATAATTACCTGGGAGGAAGGAAAACCCGGGCCGGATTTCTACGCGAGGGCTAGGTTTGATGACCCCTGTCCTGTGTTGACTGGCTGAGCCGACGCTGTTAGTCTATCTGCAAATGCGATAACCAGCTATGGCAGTCAAACGTGACCCAGCGTGCGACTGCCCTCTTTGTCCAGTTCTTCTGTTCAGTCGGCACAGCATGAaaagaaagcacattttttaacGGCCAATTCCATCTCAATTCAGTCAACTCATTGGAGGATTATGGGGTTATGTCCCAATTCATAAACTGAATTATTGCAATTCCTGCTCTGAATTGACTGGATTCAAATGGAATCTACCCCAGTTGACAACAGATGCAGCATGACAGCTCTGTTCATTCCACTGAACAGGTGTTCACACCCGTACATACCTTCTTGCAGGTGCTCACTGAGGACATGCGAAGCCTGCTCACTCACCTGCATAGAGCACCGAAGTGCCATGTACCCCAGATAAAGGGCATTGCAGCAATTCACGCTGAACAGCGACCACCGCATGTAAGCGTTCACGCGGGGTCTCTTCGCTGGTCTGCCTTTGACCATCCTGAGTTTCGGACGCTTCGGGCTACCCGCCTCCGACGCCTCCTCATCGTATTCGCCCTCCTCGCCCAGGCCCTCGGGGTCAACATCGAAATCCTCACATTCCACATCGATGGGGTCAATAGTGACGTCCACACCAAAGTCGGGTTCATACCCGTCCATTTATGGATCTATTCTGCTTACCACTTCGCTGTTCTCTGCTCAGTTTCCCTGTTTCCTCAGTCTTTTATACATATAATTTGTCCTACATCTACGTCACCACGATCAGACAACCTATATCTCTGTGATGAGGTGAAGTTAACCACCCCGCAGTCCACCCACAAGGCCAGTAACTGTCCCAGATAGAGGCTTTCTGGCTTGCTATTTATATTCAGCACCAAATATTGGACCCTCATACCATGGGAAAAAATTGCAACATCAGTTTCATATTAATTTTGTCATCTTTCATGCTTTTAATAGTTCCTGTGTCACCATTAGATTGCAGATTAATTCTACAGATGGTGATCTTTCATTACTGCCTGAAGTTAATTATTCCACCATGTCAGCAGGGTTGTGATAAGTTCCATAGATATTGCTCATCTCCAATACTCTCCAAAACTGTTTTGAAATTAAACTGAGCCCCACTAAAACCACCAGAGCCATCAAGCTTGAAAATATAGagctaatgaaaaaaatgggCCCTAttggaaagacatcagtaaataaggtcggaaattgtggttgaaagcgcACATTCGATGACTGTGCAGCTCGTGCATTACtttgatatgtaaggaaaaacagaagagcaactcatCCTcgggtgactgagaatgtcgaAGCAAGACGTGATCAGACTATGTCAGAAAGAACAGTCAGTCAACAACTTCGTAGAGGGGGATATTATGGTAGGGTTGCAATGCATAAACCagtcattacaaagacaaatgcatgtTTGAGAGTTCAGTTGTGctaaaaccataggcactggtctacagagatgtggaaaaaagatATATGGTCAGAGGAGACATCCTTCTCCATATTATCTGCAAGTGGGCGAGTGTTTGtttggcgtacaccaagagaacagtacaggcctgaatgcttgaccccctACACTGAAGGGGTTTATTAATGCTGATTACTTCATTAACtaatgcacttattgtatgttgctttggataaaagcatctgccaaataaatgtcacataatgtaatgtaatgtggcaTTGTCTTGCTGTGGGGGCCATTTTCCTGGCCccggtttgggtccacttgtccccataaagggaagggtcactgcaaatcaatacaatgtTATTTTGAGTAAGCACCTTTATCCTGTGATgtaacatttctatcctgatgggagtggtctcatccaggatgacaatgtccccatccacagggcatgcggggtcactgaatggtttcatgagtctgaaaataatgtgaatcatATTCTATGGCATTCGCAGTCACCatatctcaacccaattgaacacctatggaaGATTTTGGACTGAcctgttagacagcgctctctaCCACATCATCagaacaccaaatgagggagtATCTTCTAGAAGAATGGTGTTTCAGCCATCCaatagagttccagagacttgtagaatctatgccaaggcgcattgaagctgttctggcagctcgtggtggcccaacaccttcctaagacactttatgttggtttttactttaatttatcACCCgtctatacatacatacatacatatatatatatatatatatatatatatatatatatatatatcccttAAGTAACACTTCATAAATGCATGAGTGGTTAGTAAgcattac
Protein-coding sequences here:
- the LOC118221684 gene encoding dispanin subfamily A member 2b-like, whose amino-acid sequence is MDGYEPDFGVDVTIDPIDVECEDFDVDPEGLGEEGEYDEEASEAGSPKRPKLRMVKGRPAKRPRVNAYMRWSLFSVNCCNALYLGYMALRCSMQVGKKLRKGDIEAARRYAGHACRTNVAAFLVTIVIVIVTSFYMYNCLQDTDCSPIRKKK